One stretch of Cedecea neteri DNA includes these proteins:
- a CDS encoding LysR family transcriptional regulator → MPIRSGAKNHSELDLGSLRVFVAIAESGSFVAGGKALGLTRSAAGKAIARLEAQLETRLFNRTTRSVALTRDGYGFYERCAQILQDIEEAEASIRQNFSSPSGVLRLSVPETWGKVVLLPFLKHTLATWPRLDIEVNFTDRVVDLVAEGFDLSLRLGNLPKDSQLIARTVQRIRPHLFASPDYLASSGVPGVPEDLRLHQRLIYGLSPQTADWTLFTAGNENVVVEGHSRIRFDSGEAICAAAVAGLGIAFLPAFLVARYVAEGTLVPVLPESGGAPLSMNVVYPNRKHLPAKVRLFIDSLVEHLATR, encoded by the coding sequence ATGCCGATCCGCTCAGGCGCTAAAAACCATTCAGAACTCGATCTCGGCAGCCTGCGTGTTTTCGTGGCCATCGCGGAAAGCGGGAGCTTTGTCGCCGGAGGAAAAGCGCTGGGATTAACCCGTTCCGCCGCGGGTAAAGCGATTGCACGCCTCGAAGCACAGCTGGAAACACGACTATTTAACCGCACAACGCGAAGCGTCGCTCTGACCCGCGATGGCTACGGTTTTTATGAGCGCTGTGCGCAGATTTTGCAGGATATTGAAGAAGCAGAAGCCAGCATCCGGCAGAATTTTTCCAGCCCCAGCGGAGTGCTTCGGCTCAGCGTCCCGGAAACGTGGGGCAAAGTTGTGCTACTGCCCTTTCTGAAACACACCCTGGCGACGTGGCCCCGGCTGGATATTGAAGTCAACTTCACCGACCGCGTGGTGGACCTCGTCGCAGAGGGGTTCGATCTCAGCCTACGACTGGGCAATTTGCCGAAAGATTCGCAGCTTATTGCACGAACCGTGCAGCGCATTCGCCCTCATCTTTTTGCCTCTCCGGACTATCTGGCCAGCTCTGGCGTGCCGGGCGTGCCGGAAGATCTTCGCCTGCACCAGCGCCTGATTTACGGCCTGAGCCCGCAAACGGCTGACTGGACGCTGTTCACGGCCGGCAATGAAAACGTGGTGGTTGAAGGGCACAGCAGGATCCGCTTCGACAGTGGAGAAGCTATTTGCGCCGCCGCTGTTGCAGGCTTAGGCATCGCTTTTCTGCCTGCTTTTCTGGTGGCCCGGTATGTCGCAGAGGGCACTCTGGTGCCTGTGCTGCCAGAATCAGGCGGCGCGCCTCTGAGCATGAACGTGGTGTACCCTAATCGAAAACATCTGCCGGCCAAAGTCAGGCTGTTTATCGACAGCCTGGTGGAGCATCTAGCCACACGCTGA
- the sufD gene encoding Fe-S cluster assembly protein SufD, with protein sequence MAGLPNSSNGNALQQWHHLFEAQGTGRSQVAQQHMQQLLRLGLPTRKHENWKYTPLDGLLNNQFVLAPQSPLSAQQRDDLALPVDALRLVFVDGHFSAELSDNAADSGFAISIDDDRQTLPAPVQGEVFLHLTESLAETVTHIRVARNTQPAKTLLLMHVTRGSAGQEMATAHYRHHLVLEQGAQATVIEHFVSLDDAAHFTGSRFTVEVAANAQLNHYKLAFENAASYHFAHNDLLIEQDSTVHSNSFLLGAAVLRHNTSTQLNGENNQLHINSLALPVNNEVCDTRTWLEHNKGYCNSRQLHKTIVRDKGRAVFNGMIKVAQHAIKTDGQMTNNNLLLGRLAEVDTKPQLEIYADDVKCSHGATIGRIDDEQMFYLRSRGISERAAQQMIIFAFAAELTESIRDEALKQQVLARIARRFAGGKA encoded by the coding sequence ATGGCTGGCTTACCGAACAGCAGTAACGGCAACGCCCTCCAGCAGTGGCATCATCTGTTTGAGGCACAGGGGACCGGGCGCTCGCAGGTAGCCCAGCAGCATATGCAGCAGCTGCTGCGTCTGGGGCTGCCGACGCGCAAGCATGAAAACTGGAAATACACGCCGCTCGACGGCCTGCTGAACAACCAGTTTGTGCTCGCGCCACAGTCGCCATTGAGCGCGCAGCAGCGTGATGACCTGGCTTTGCCGGTAGATGCGCTGCGGCTGGTGTTTGTTGACGGGCATTTCAGCGCTGAGCTGAGCGATAACGCGGCAGACAGCGGCTTTGCGATTAGCATCGACGATGACAGGCAAACGCTGCCGGCGCCGGTACAGGGTGAAGTTTTCCTGCATCTTACGGAAAGCCTGGCGGAGACGGTGACGCATATCCGCGTGGCGCGTAACACCCAACCTGCGAAAACGCTGCTGCTGATGCACGTTACTCGCGGTAGCGCAGGGCAGGAGATGGCGACGGCGCATTATCGTCACCATCTGGTGCTTGAGCAGGGTGCTCAGGCCACGGTGATAGAGCACTTTGTCAGCCTTGACGATGCGGCACATTTTACCGGCTCGCGATTTACCGTCGAAGTGGCCGCCAACGCGCAGCTCAACCACTATAAACTGGCGTTTGAAAATGCGGCCAGCTACCACTTTGCCCACAACGATCTGCTGATTGAGCAGGACTCGACGGTTCACAGTAACAGCTTCTTGTTGGGGGCGGCGGTACTGCGGCACAACACCAGCACGCAGCTTAACGGCGAGAACAACCAGCTGCACATCAACAGCCTTGCGCTGCCGGTGAATAACGAAGTGTGCGATACCCGAACCTGGCTTGAGCACAACAAGGGTTATTGCAACAGCCGTCAGCTGCATAAAACTATCGTGCGTGATAAAGGCCGCGCGGTGTTTAACGGCATGATCAAAGTGGCCCAGCACGCGATTAAAACCGACGGACAGATGACCAACAACAACCTGCTGCTTGGCCGTCTTGCGGAAGTGGACACCAAGCCGCAGCTGGAAATCTACGCCGATGACGTGAAGTGCAGCCACGGTGCGACCATTGGGCGTATTGACGACGAGCAGATGTTCTACCTGCGCTCGCGCGGTATTAGCGAACGGGCCGCGCAGCAGATGATTATCTTCGCCTTTGCCGCAGAGCTTACCGAAAGTATTCGCGACGAGGCCTTAAAACAGCAGGTGCTGGCGCGTATCGCCCGGCGCTTTGCAGGGGGCAAGGCATGA
- the sufC gene encoding Fe-S cluster assembly ATPase SufC, translated as MLSIKDLQVSVEDKEILRGLNLEVKPGEVHAIMGPNGSGKSTLSATLAGREDYEVTGGSVQFKGKDLLELSPEDRSGEGIFMAFQYPVEIPGVSNQFFLQTALNAVREYRGLESLDRFDFQDLMEEKIKLLQMPEDLLTRSVNVGFSGGEKKRNDILQMAVLEPELCILDETDSGLDIDALKIVAEGVNSLRDGKRSFIVVTHYQRILDYIKPDFVHVLYQGRIVKSGDFSLVKQLEEQGYGWLTEQQ; from the coding sequence ATGTTAAGCATTAAAGATTTACAGGTCAGCGTTGAGGACAAAGAGATCCTGCGTGGCTTAAACCTCGAAGTGAAGCCTGGCGAAGTCCACGCCATCATGGGGCCGAACGGCTCCGGCAAAAGTACCCTGTCCGCCACGCTTGCCGGGCGTGAAGACTACGAGGTGACCGGCGGCTCGGTTCAGTTCAAGGGCAAAGATTTGCTGGAGCTGTCGCCGGAAGACCGTTCCGGTGAAGGCATCTTTATGGCCTTCCAGTATCCGGTGGAAATTCCCGGCGTCAGCAACCAGTTCTTCCTGCAAACCGCTCTGAATGCGGTGCGTGAATACCGTGGCCTGGAGTCGCTGGACCGTTTCGACTTCCAGGATTTGATGGAAGAGAAAATCAAGCTGCTGCAAATGCCGGAAGATTTGCTCACCCGCTCGGTGAACGTCGGCTTCTCCGGCGGGGAGAAGAAGCGTAACGATATTCTGCAGATGGCGGTGCTGGAGCCGGAGCTGTGCATTCTCGATGAAACCGACTCCGGGCTGGACATCGATGCCCTGAAGATTGTCGCCGAGGGCGTTAACTCGCTGCGCGACGGCAAACGCTCATTCATCGTGGTCACCCACTACCAGCGCATTCTGGACTACATCAAGCCTGACTTTGTTCACGTGCTGTATCAGGGGCGCATCGTTAAATCTGGCGATTTCAGCCTGGTGAAACAACTGGAGGAGCAGGGTTATGGCTGGCTTACCGAACAGCAGTAA
- the pykF gene encoding pyruvate kinase PykF, whose product MKKTKIVCTIGPKTESEEMLTKMLDAGMNVMRLNFSHGDYEEHGQRIKNLRNVVAKTGKKAAILLDTKGPEIRTIKLEGGNDVALKAGQTFTFTTDKSVVGNSEIVAVTYEGFTNDLSVGNTVLVDDGLIGMEVTAIEGNKVICKVLNNGDLGENKGVNLPGVSIALPALAEKDKQDLIFGCEQGVDFVAASFIRKRSDVVEIREHLKAHGGEKIQIISKIENQEGLNNFDEILEASDGIMVARGDLGVEIPVEEVIFAQKMMIEKCVRARKVVITATQMLDSMIKNPRPTRAEAGDVANAIIDGTDAVMLSGESAKGKYPLEAVTIMATICERTDRVMSSRLDNNNDSRKLRITEAVCRGAVETAEKLEAPLIVVATQGGKSAKAVRKYFPNATILALTTNEVTARQLVLSKGVVTQMVKEIASTDDFYRMGKEVALESGLARKGDIVVMVSGALVPSGTTNTASVHVL is encoded by the coding sequence ATGAAAAAGACTAAAATCGTTTGCACCATCGGTCCAAAAACCGAATCTGAAGAGATGCTGACCAAAATGCTCGACGCGGGCATGAACGTAATGCGTCTGAACTTCTCCCACGGTGACTATGAAGAACACGGTCAGCGCATCAAAAACCTGCGCAATGTAGTCGCTAAAACCGGTAAAAAAGCCGCTATCCTGCTGGACACCAAAGGCCCAGAAATCCGTACCATCAAGCTGGAAGGCGGTAACGACGTTGCGCTGAAAGCCGGTCAAACCTTTACCTTCACCACCGACAAATCCGTAGTCGGTAACAGCGAAATCGTTGCGGTAACCTACGAAGGTTTCACCAACGATCTGTCCGTTGGCAACACCGTACTGGTCGATGATGGCCTGATTGGCATGGAAGTTACCGCCATCGAAGGTAACAAAGTAATTTGTAAAGTGCTGAACAACGGCGACCTGGGCGAGAACAAAGGCGTTAACCTGCCGGGCGTGTCCATCGCGCTGCCAGCGCTGGCTGAAAAAGACAAACAAGACCTGATCTTCGGCTGCGAGCAGGGCGTTGACTTCGTGGCTGCTTCCTTCATCCGTAAGCGTTCTGACGTGGTTGAAATTCGTGAGCACCTGAAGGCTCACGGCGGCGAGAAGATCCAGATCATCTCCAAAATTGAAAACCAGGAAGGCCTGAACAACTTCGACGAAATCCTCGAAGCGTCTGACGGCATCATGGTTGCTCGTGGCGACCTGGGCGTTGAAATCCCGGTTGAAGAAGTTATCTTCGCGCAGAAGATGATGATCGAGAAATGTGTTCGTGCACGTAAAGTGGTTATCACCGCGACCCAGATGCTCGACTCTATGATCAAAAACCCACGCCCTACCCGTGCGGAAGCCGGTGACGTTGCTAACGCCATCATCGACGGCACCGACGCAGTTATGCTGTCCGGTGAGTCTGCAAAAGGTAAATACCCGCTGGAAGCTGTGACCATCATGGCAACCATCTGCGAACGTACCGACCGCGTGATGAGCAGCCGTCTGGACAACAACAACGACAGCCGTAAACTGCGCATCACCGAAGCCGTTTGCCGTGGCGCTGTTGAAACCGCAGAGAAGCTGGAAGCGCCGCTGATCGTGGTTGCCACCCAGGGCGGTAAATCCGCGAAGGCCGTGCGTAAATACTTCCCTAACGCGACCATCCTGGCGCTGACCACCAACGAAGTGACCGCGCGTCAGCTGGTGCTGAGCAAAGGCGTTGTGACGCAGATGGTGAAAGAAATTGCCTCTACCGACGACTTCTATCGTATGGGTAAAGAAGTGGCGCTGGAAAGCGGCCTGGCTCGCAAAGGCGACATCGTGGTGATGGTTTCTGGCGCGCTGGTCCCAAGCGGCACCACCAACACCGCGTCGGTACATGTTCTGTAA
- a CDS encoding major outer membrane lipoprotein codes for MNRTKLVLGAVILASTMLAGCSSNAKIDQLSSDVQTLNAKVDQLSNDVNAVRSDVQAAKDDAARANQRLDNQAHSYRK; via the coding sequence ATGAATCGTACTAAACTGGTACTGGGCGCGGTAATCCTGGCTTCTACTATGCTGGCAGGTTGTTCTTCTAACGCTAAAATCGATCAACTGTCTTCTGACGTTCAGACTCTGAACGCTAAAGTTGATCAGCTGAGCAACGACGTGAACGCAGTGCGTTCTGACGTTCAGGCTGCTAAAGACGACGCAGCTCGCGCTAACCAGCGTCTGGACAACCAGGCTCACTCTTACCGTAAGTAA
- a CDS encoding alpha/beta hydrolase encodes MLPDNAQAALKGWIKAAGPVVKKVYGQSDTDWKEVRAEYVKQLDKLFPAVEGATFAHVSLGGVGTMLVTPAEVIDGRVMLYIHGGGYVHGGVEAYRGLTGRYACGLKAKVFAVDYRQAPEFPFPTPIDDVFQAYRTLLEQGINPRSLTISGDSAGGAMVVTLMRKARDAGLALPAAAVAISPWANLTHSGASATVRDGLDPLCSVAFLNQLARSFLAGELPTHPDASPVFADVQGLSPTLIQVGENEVMLSDAIRLASHMSESRVRTTLEVWPEMFHVWHLFAGILPEADQALRNAIRFLEDALNPGNIG; translated from the coding sequence ATGCTTCCTGATAACGCCCAGGCAGCCCTTAAGGGCTGGATAAAAGCCGCCGGGCCGGTTGTGAAGAAGGTGTATGGCCAGTCTGATACCGACTGGAAAGAGGTTCGGGCTGAGTATGTGAAACAGCTTGATAAATTGTTCCCTGCCGTGGAGGGTGCAACCTTTGCTCACGTCAGCCTGGGCGGCGTTGGGACAATGTTGGTCACGCCTGCGGAGGTCATTGATGGCCGGGTGATGCTTTACATTCATGGCGGTGGCTACGTTCACGGTGGGGTAGAAGCCTATCGGGGATTAACCGGACGTTATGCTTGCGGCCTGAAGGCTAAAGTGTTTGCGGTTGATTATCGTCAGGCGCCTGAGTTTCCTTTCCCGACGCCAATTGATGACGTATTTCAGGCCTACCGAACCTTGCTTGAGCAGGGTATAAATCCGCGCTCGCTGACTATCTCGGGGGATTCTGCCGGTGGCGCGATGGTTGTCACGCTGATGCGTAAAGCGCGCGATGCGGGCCTTGCATTACCCGCCGCCGCCGTGGCGATTTCGCCGTGGGCTAACTTAACGCATAGCGGCGCATCTGCAACGGTTCGGGATGGGCTGGATCCTTTATGCAGCGTAGCTTTCCTGAACCAACTGGCCCGAAGTTTTCTTGCCGGAGAGCTGCCCACACATCCGGACGCCTCTCCGGTTTTTGCCGATGTACAAGGACTTTCTCCCACGCTGATACAGGTTGGTGAAAACGAGGTGATGCTGAGCGACGCCATTCGCCTTGCGTCCCACATGAGCGAAAGCCGGGTTCGCACCACGCTGGAAGTTTGGCCGGAAATGTTTCACGTCTGGCATTTGTTTGCCGGGATATTGCCGGAGGCAGACCAGGCGCTGAGAAACGCGATAAGATTCCTGGAAGATGCGCTAAACCCGGGCAATATCGGGTGA
- the ldtE gene encoding L,D-transpeptidase LdtE, whose protein sequence is MKYASLLTLAIIGALSAIQPALALDYPLPPEGSRLIGQNQTYTVQEGDRNLQAIARRFDTGAMLLLEANNTIAPVPRSGTVLTIPSQLLLPDVPREGIVVNLAELRLYYFPPGQNIVQVYPIGIGLQGLETPLMTTKIGQKIPNPTWTPTAGIRQRSLERGIKLPPVVPAGPNNPLGRFAMRLAYGNGEYLIHGTSAPDSVGLRVSSGCIRMNAPDIKALFEQARTGTPVRVINDPVKFSVEPNGVRYVEVHRPLSHDEQQNTQTMPYVLPAGFSEFRGGDGVDKPLVEKALYRRAGYPVVVSAGQTPAAATAVQSAKNGVVNAEEATSATQ, encoded by the coding sequence ATGAAATACGCGTCTTTACTCACACTCGCCATCATCGGCGCGCTTAGCGCCATTCAACCCGCTTTAGCCCTTGATTATCCCTTACCGCCAGAAGGCAGCCGCCTGATTGGTCAAAACCAGACTTATACCGTCCAGGAAGGCGATCGTAACCTGCAGGCCATTGCCCGGCGTTTTGACACCGGCGCGATGCTGCTGCTTGAGGCGAATAACACCATCGCGCCGGTGCCCAGGTCCGGCACGGTGCTGACCATTCCCAGTCAGCTTCTGTTGCCCGATGTCCCGCGTGAAGGCATCGTGGTGAATCTGGCCGAACTGCGACTCTATTACTTCCCGCCGGGCCAGAATATCGTGCAGGTTTACCCGATTGGCATCGGCCTGCAGGGGCTGGAAACGCCGCTGATGACCACGAAAATCGGGCAAAAAATCCCTAATCCAACCTGGACCCCGACGGCGGGTATTCGCCAACGTTCGCTGGAGAGAGGGATCAAGCTGCCGCCTGTCGTGCCCGCGGGGCCAAATAACCCGCTGGGGCGTTTTGCCATGCGTCTGGCATATGGTAACGGGGAATATCTGATCCACGGCACCAGTGCCCCGGACAGCGTTGGGCTGCGCGTGAGTTCAGGGTGCATCAGGATGAACGCGCCTGATATTAAGGCGCTGTTCGAGCAGGCAAGAACGGGGACGCCGGTACGGGTGATTAACGATCCGGTTAAATTCTCCGTTGAGCCAAACGGCGTGCGCTATGTCGAAGTGCATCGGCCGCTTTCCCATGATGAGCAGCAGAATACCCAAACCATGCCTTACGTGCTGCCGGCCGGCTTTAGCGAATTCCGTGGCGGTGACGGCGTGGATAAACCTTTAGTGGAGAAGGCGCTGTACAGGCGTGCAGGCTATCCGGTGGTTGTGTCAGCCGGGCAAACGCCTGCGGCGGCGACAGCCGTGCAGTCGGCTAAGAATGGGGTGGTGAATGCGGAAGAGGCGACGAGCGCCACGCAGTAG
- the sufB gene encoding Fe-S cluster assembly protein SufB — protein MSRNTEATDDVKTWTGNLNYKEGFFTQLQTEQLAKGINEEVVRAISARRNEPEWMLEFRLNAFHAWLKMEEPHWLKANYDKLNYQDYSYYSAPSCGSCDDTCASQPGAVQQPPNAFLTNEVEEAFKQLGVPVREGSEVAVDAIFDSVSVATTYREKLSGQGIIFCSFGEAIHDYPELVKKYLGTVVPSNDNFFAALNAAVASDGTFIYIPKGVGCPMELSTYFRINAEKTGQFERTILVADEGSYVSYIEGCSAPVRDSYQLHAAVVEVIIHRDAEVKYSTVQNWFPGDNNTGGILNFVTKRALCEGENSKMSWTQSETGSAITWKYPSVILRGDNSIGEFFSVALTSGHQQADTGTKMIHIGKNTKSTIISKGISAGRSQNSYRGLVKIMPTATNARNFTQCDSMLIGPDSGAHTFPYVECRNNTAQLEHEATTSRIGEDQLFYCLQRGISEDDAISMIVNGFCKDVFSELPLEFAVEAQKLLAISLEHSVG, from the coding sequence ATGTCTCGTAATACTGAAGCAACTGACGATGTCAAAACCTGGACCGGAAACCTCAATTATAAAGAGGGCTTTTTCACCCAGCTGCAAACCGAGCAGCTGGCGAAGGGCATAAACGAAGAGGTGGTTCGGGCAATTTCTGCCCGTCGTAACGAGCCGGAGTGGATGCTGGAGTTTCGCCTGAACGCGTTCCATGCGTGGCTGAAAATGGAAGAGCCGCACTGGCTGAAGGCCAATTACGACAAGCTTAACTATCAGGATTACAGCTACTACTCCGCGCCGTCCTGCGGCAGCTGTGACGATACCTGTGCCTCGCAGCCTGGCGCGGTTCAGCAGCCGCCTAATGCCTTCCTGACTAACGAAGTGGAAGAGGCGTTTAAACAACTGGGCGTCCCGGTGCGGGAAGGCAGTGAAGTGGCCGTCGACGCCATTTTTGACTCCGTTTCCGTGGCGACGACCTACCGCGAAAAACTCTCCGGGCAGGGGATTATCTTCTGCTCCTTCGGCGAGGCCATTCACGATTACCCGGAGCTGGTGAAAAAATACCTGGGTACCGTGGTGCCGTCAAACGACAACTTCTTCGCCGCGCTTAACGCCGCAGTCGCTTCCGACGGCACCTTTATCTACATCCCGAAAGGTGTGGGCTGCCCGATGGAACTGTCCACCTACTTCCGCATTAACGCGGAAAAAACCGGCCAGTTCGAACGCACGATTTTAGTGGCAGATGAAGGCAGCTACGTGAGCTACATCGAAGGCTGTTCCGCGCCGGTTCGTGACAGCTATCAGCTGCACGCCGCGGTGGTGGAAGTCATTATTCACCGCGATGCCGAAGTGAAGTACTCCACGGTGCAAAACTGGTTCCCGGGCGATAACAACACCGGCGGCATCCTGAACTTCGTCACCAAGCGCGCCCTGTGCGAAGGTGAGAACAGCAAGATGTCCTGGACGCAGTCGGAAACCGGTTCAGCCATCACCTGGAAATACCCGAGCGTGATCCTGCGTGGCGACAACTCCATCGGCGAGTTCTTCTCCGTGGCGCTGACCTCCGGCCATCAGCAGGCGGATACCGGCACCAAAATGATCCACATCGGCAAGAACACCAAATCGACGATCATTTCGAAAGGGATCTCCGCCGGTCGTAGCCAGAACAGCTACCGTGGCCTGGTGAAAATTATGCCGACGGCCACCAACGCCCGTAACTTCACCCAGTGCGACTCAATGTTGATCGGGCCGGACAGCGGGGCGCATACCTTCCCGTACGTGGAGTGTCGGAACAACACGGCGCAGCTGGAGCACGAAGCTACCACGTCACGCATTGGTGAAGATCAGCTGTTCTACTGCCTGCAGCGCGGGATCAGCGAAGATGACGCCATCTCAATGATCGTCAACGGGTTCTGCAAAGACGTGTTCTCAGAGTTACCGCTCGAATTCGCGGTGGAAGCACAAAAATTATTAGCCATCAGCCTCGAACACAGCGTCGGTTAA
- the sufA gene encoding Fe-S cluster assembly scaffold SufA, whose product MDVQTGSFDPNDFAWQGLTLTPAASAHIRDLAAKQPELQGIRLSIKQTGCAGFGYVLDTVTEPKPDDLVYEFDGARLWVPLSAMPFIDGTEVDYVREGLNQIFKFNNPKAQHECGCGESFGV is encoded by the coding sequence ATGGATGTGCAAACCGGTTCCTTTGATCCCAACGATTTTGCCTGGCAGGGGCTGACCCTGACCCCGGCCGCCAGCGCGCATATTCGCGACCTGGCTGCAAAACAACCCGAGCTACAGGGCATACGCCTGAGCATCAAACAGACGGGCTGCGCAGGTTTTGGCTACGTACTGGACACGGTCACCGAGCCAAAGCCGGACGACCTGGTTTATGAGTTCGACGGCGCGCGCCTGTGGGTGCCGCTCTCCGCCATGCCTTTTATTGACGGCACCGAAGTGGATTACGTGCGCGAAGGCCTGAATCAGATCTTTAAATTTAATAACCCGAAAGCGCAGCACGAGTGCGGCTGCGGCGAAAGCTTTGGGGTATAG
- the sufS gene encoding cysteine desulfurase SufS, with amino-acid sequence MSFSIEQVRADFPILSREVNGQPLAYLDSAASAQKPQAVIDAELEFYRNGYAAVHRGIHTLSAEATTLMENVRSQTARFINAAKPEEIVFVRGTTEGINLVANSWGNANVQAGDNIIISAMEHHANIVPWQMLCERTGADLRVIPLNQDGTLQLEVFPTLIDERTKLLAITHVSNVLGTENPVKEMIATAHQAGVKVLVDGAQAVMHHVTDVAALDCDFYLFSGHKIYGPTGIGVLYVRESILQDMPPWEGGGSMIATVSLTEGTTYAAAPWRFEAGTPNTAGIIGLGAALSYVEGLGMEAIGEYERSLMRYAQNALKAVPDLVVYGPDERRGVLAFNLGKHHAYDVGSFLDNYGIAVRTGHHCAMPLMAFYNVPAMCRAAFAMYNTEQEVDRLVAGLQRIHSLLG; translated from the coding sequence ATGAGTTTTTCAATTGAGCAGGTCAGGGCGGATTTCCCTATCCTGAGCCGCGAGGTCAACGGGCAGCCGCTGGCCTACCTCGACAGCGCTGCCAGCGCGCAGAAACCACAGGCGGTGATTGACGCCGAGCTTGAGTTTTACCGCAACGGCTACGCTGCGGTGCATCGCGGCATTCACACGCTGAGTGCAGAAGCTACCACGCTGATGGAAAACGTGCGTAGCCAGACGGCACGGTTCATCAACGCTGCTAAACCGGAAGAAATTGTCTTTGTCCGTGGCACCACAGAGGGGATAAACCTCGTGGCCAACAGCTGGGGCAACGCCAACGTGCAGGCTGGGGATAACATCATCATTAGCGCCATGGAGCATCACGCTAACATCGTGCCGTGGCAGATGCTGTGTGAACGTACCGGCGCGGATCTGCGCGTTATCCCGCTGAACCAGGACGGTACGCTGCAGCTTGAGGTTTTCCCGACGCTTATCGACGAGCGCACAAAGCTATTGGCCATTACGCACGTTTCTAACGTGCTTGGCACCGAGAATCCGGTCAAAGAGATGATAGCCACGGCTCATCAGGCTGGCGTTAAAGTGCTGGTGGACGGCGCGCAGGCCGTAATGCACCACGTGACCGACGTGGCGGCGCTGGACTGTGATTTTTATCTCTTCTCCGGGCACAAAATTTATGGGCCGACCGGCATCGGCGTGCTCTATGTCAGGGAGAGCATTCTGCAGGATATGCCGCCGTGGGAAGGCGGGGGTTCGATGATTGCCACGGTCAGCCTGACCGAAGGCACAACCTACGCCGCAGCGCCGTGGCGCTTTGAAGCGGGTACGCCAAACACGGCCGGTATCATCGGGCTGGGTGCCGCGCTGAGCTACGTTGAGGGGCTCGGTATGGAGGCGATTGGCGAGTATGAGCGCTCGTTAATGCGCTACGCTCAAAACGCGCTCAAGGCCGTTCCTGACCTGGTCGTTTATGGCCCTGACGAACGCCGTGGCGTGCTCGCATTCAATCTCGGTAAACACCATGCCTATGACGTCGGCAGCTTTCTCGACAACTACGGCATTGCGGTGCGTACCGGTCACCATTGCGCGATGCCGTTGATGGCGTTTTACAACGTGCCTGCCATGTGCCGTGCCGCTTTTGCCATGTACAATACCGAGCAAGAAGTGGATCGCCTGGTCGCTGGCCTGCAGCGTATCCACAGCCTGTTAGGATAA
- the sufE gene encoding cysteine desulfuration protein SufE, producing the protein MATLPDKEKLLKNFSRCANWEEKYLYIIELGSRLPELAADQHKPENIIQGCQSQVWIVMHQQPDGVIMLEGDSDAAIVKGLIAIVFILYQQMTPQDIVAFDVRPWFEKMALAQHLTPSRSQGLEAMIRSIRNKASTLS; encoded by the coding sequence ATGGCCACGCTGCCGGATAAAGAAAAACTGCTAAAAAACTTCAGCCGCTGTGCGAACTGGGAAGAGAAGTATCTCTACATTATTGAACTGGGTAGCCGCCTGCCGGAACTGGCGGCGGACCAGCACAAGCCGGAGAACATTATTCAGGGCTGCCAGAGTCAGGTGTGGATAGTCATGCACCAGCAGCCTGACGGGGTGATTATGCTGGAAGGTGACAGCGATGCCGCTATTGTTAAGGGGCTTATCGCTATCGTGTTTATTCTCTATCAGCAGATGACGCCGCAGGATATCGTGGCCTTTGATGTGCGACCGTGGTTTGAAAAAATGGCGCTCGCTCAGCACCTGACGCCGTCCCGTTCCCAGGGGCTGGAAGCGATGATTCGCTCAATTCGCAACAAAGCCTCCACTCTCAGCTAA